The nucleotide sequence TGCTGCCGCCGATGTTTATCGCCCTGCCGCTGTTGACCAGCTTAAGATACTCGCATCTCAAATTGATGTTCCGGTGTATTCCATCGAACAGAAAGATGCCGTTCGCGTTGCCAAAGAAGCCGTTTCCATGGCTAAAAGTTTAGCGCTCGACACGGTTATTATTGATACTGCGGGTCGTTTGCATGTAGATGAGGAGATGATGAATGAGGTTGCGGAAATTAAGAAAGCCGTAAATCCTCATGAGATTCTGTTTGTGGTCGATTCCATGACCGGACAGGATGCTGTAAACACAGCCAAAGAATTTAACGAACGTATTAATTACGACGGTGTAGTTTTAACTAAGCTGGATGGTGACACCCGCGGTGGTGCTGCCCTTTCCATCAAGACCGTTGTAAATAAACCCATCAAATTTGTGAGTACCGGCGAGAAGCTGGATGCTCTTTCTCCTTTTTATCCCGACCGAATGGCCCAGCGTATTTTGGGCATGGGAGATGTGGTTTCGTTTGTTGAAAAAGCTCAAAAAGAATTTGACGAGAATGAAGCTGAAAAACTTCAAAAGAAAATTAAGTCGGATAAATTCGACCTGAATGATTTTCTCGAGCAAATTCAAAAGATCAAGAAGATGGGAGACTTCGGTGATCTTGTTTCTATGATACCCGGCGCCAGCAAAGCATTGGATAATGCAGAA is from Gracilimonas sp. and encodes:
- the ffh gene encoding signal recognition particle protein, with translation MFEDLSSKLDKAFQSLKGEARITDVNIAETVREIRRALLDADVNYEVARQFTDDIKEQVLGSDVLTSVNPGQQFTKIVHDKLVETFGGERVDIAQADIPPTVILIAGLQGSGKTTFVGKLARYLKQEHKRNPLLAAADVYRPAAVDQLKILASQIDVPVYSIEQKDAVRVAKEAVSMAKSLALDTVIIDTAGRLHVDEEMMNEVAEIKKAVNPHEILFVVDSMTGQDAVNTAKEFNERINYDGVVLTKLDGDTRGGAALSIKTVVNKPIKFVSTGEKLDALSPFYPDRMAQRILGMGDVVSFVEKAQKEFDENEAEKLQKKIKSDKFDLNDFLEQIQKIKKMGDFGDLVSMIPGASKALDNAEIDDDAFKPIEAIILSMTPEERQNPELLNGSRRRRIAKGSGTKVHEINQLMKQFDQMKKMMKTMSKMGKAGRALQGLKNLPIGR